A single genomic interval of bacterium harbors:
- the fsa gene encoding fructose-6-phosphate aldolase, with product MKFFLDTANLDELRQGVAMGIIDGITTNPSLVAKTGQTFHSIATQVAKLIDGPVNLEVISDDHEGMLREARELVKYGKNVVVKIPMTPEGMIAVKELKKKGVRTNVTLIFSPAQALIAAKAGASYVSPFLGRLDDIGQDGMDIIHQIRQVFDNYDIDTEILAASIRHPIHVLDCALAGADICTMPFSTLQRLFHHPLTDKGIEIFKADYAKIPAAVTSDAAAKDAAKAAKAKKTAAKKGGKK from the coding sequence ATGAAATTTTTCCTCGACACCGCGAATCTCGACGAGCTGCGCCAGGGCGTGGCGATGGGCATCATCGACGGCATCACGACCAACCCGTCGCTCGTCGCCAAGACCGGCCAGACGTTTCATTCGATCGCGACGCAGGTCGCCAAGCTGATCGACGGGCCGGTCAACCTGGAGGTGATCTCCGACGACCACGAAGGCATGCTTCGCGAAGCGCGCGAACTCGTGAAATACGGCAAGAACGTCGTGGTGAAAATCCCGATGACGCCGGAAGGCATGATCGCGGTAAAGGAGCTGAAGAAAAAAGGCGTGCGCACGAACGTCACGCTGATCTTCTCGCCGGCGCAGGCGCTCATCGCGGCGAAAGCGGGCGCGAGCTACGTATCGCCGTTCCTGGGACGCCTGGACGACATCGGTCAGGACGGCATGGATATCATCCACCAGATCCGCCAGGTCTTCGACAACTACGACATCGACACGGAGATCCTCGCGGCGTCGATCCGCCACCCGATCCACGTGCTCGACTGTGCGCTCGCCGGCGCGGACATCTGTACGATGCCGTTCTCCACGTTGCAGCGCCTGTTCCACCATCCGCTGACCGACAAGGGCATCGAGATCTTCAAGGCCGACTACGCGAAGATCCCCGCCGCGGTGACATCGGACGCCGCCGCGAAGGACGCCGCGAAGGCCGCCAAGGCGAAAAAGACGGCGGCGAAAAAAGGCGGCAAGAAGTAG